The genomic window attccacttctttgccttaaaaaactctttggttgctttcgcagtatgcttcgggtcattgtccatctgcactgtgaagcgccgtcctatgagttctgaagcatttggctgaatctgagcagataatattgccagaaacacttcagaattcatcctactgcttttgtcagcagtcacatcatcgataaatacaagggaaccagttccattggcagccatacatgcccacgccataacactacctccaccatgcttcactgatgaggtggtatgctttggatcatgagcagttccttcccttctccatactcttctcttcccatcattctggtacaagttgatcttggtctcatctgtccataggatgttgttccagaactgtacaggctcttttagatgttttttggcaaactctaatctggtcttcctgtttttgagactcaccaatggtttacatcttgtggtgaaccctctgtatttactctggtgaagtcttctcttaatttttgactttgacacagatacgcctacctcctggagagtgttcttgatctggccaactgttgtgaaggggtttttcttcaccagggaaagaattcttctgtcatccaccacagttgttttccgtggtcttccgggtcttttggtgttgctgagctcaccagtgcgttctttctttttaagaatgtaccaaacagtttattgagccacacctaatgtttttgctatctctctgataggtttgttttgatttttcagcctaacgatggcttgcttcactgatggtgatagctctttggacttcatattgagagttgacagcaacagattccaaacacaaataccatacttgaaatgaactctagaccttttatctgctccttgtcaatgaaataacgaactcccatgagggaataacatacacctggccatggaacagctgagcagccaattgtccaattacttttggtcccttaaaaaggggggtgccacatataaaatgtattgtaattcctacacagttcacctgatttggatgtaaataccctgaaattaaagctgaaagtctacacttaaagcacatcttgattgtttcatttcaaatccattttggtggtatacagagccaaaatgatgaaaattgtgtcaatgtccaaatatttatggacctaactgtatgtcgaGGTAGGGCCTACCTGCGTAGAGGTAGGGTTCACTAGCCTGCTTTAGAGTCTAAACATTGACTTACAGAACAGCGTGCACATATGGCTAATAGTTCAGTGGTGGCAACGTGTTAGGTTAGTCGAAGAAGAACGTAATCAGTGCTAAAGTTCAACTAAGCATTAAAAGCGCTAGCTATACTTGCTATTGAGTCACATAGATCTAGCCGAAAAGACAGTTGATCAACAGTTTATTCCAATTTGTGCAAACCTATCAATTTCTGGTAGACCGTATGAAGATTTATGCAGTGACATAATACTGACATTTCGATAGTGGGCGAGCTGACCTTGCCATAACGAATCTGGCAAATATGATTAGTTAGCTATCAGTTAGCTAGGGCAACAAAGTCGTTCTGAGTCACAACGGTTAACTTGGAGATTATGAATGTGGCAACATGCAGTGACATTACTTAGCTGCTAACTGTAGCGCTACAGTCGGTGCAACGCTTACCTTGACGACATAAAGCGTTTCTGTTGAACGCTGAACAATCCACATGTAGAACAGGATATACTAGGTCCAGTATGTCTACTGGTTAAATCTACATTTAATACCCTAATTGTGTGTTTTCTACTATATTTGCTAACACTGGACAGCAACGTCCGACGTATGACACACGCCGCCATCTTTGTTTAGGTAAAGGTAGCGTAGTTTCTTCTTCGTTGAATTTGATTGGCGGATCACATCCAACTTTAAGGTGCGTATACCGTCACCTACTGGGCAAGAGTGTGGAGATCTCAGATCTCATCTCAGATCTCATCTCCAACAGATCTCAGAAGTACAAACCTACTCGTGATTGCGTATTTGCGTTGCTATAGTAGGCTACTTGGGCACTGACTTTCAGCGTTGTAGTGTTTGGAAGGCAAGTACGTTTTCACGTTTTACAATAATTGGAGCACAGACCAAAGTGATTTATGATTTATTAATTTGAAATAAAAGAACACCCTTTATACATTTCGTGTCGGTCGTTTCATCTCTATGATGTAAGAGCCAGAAATCATATTTATGCTTGAGACATAATACGTTAACAGAAAAAATTATACTTTGCGTAACCGACCAATGAACGGTTTACCATTTCACATTGTCTAATAGTGTTCTACAAGTCTATTGCGATACCAGTTGATGGTATTCACAACTTATAACCTGAATGCTTTAAATATACATGGTGGGAGTGggtaaatgtatgtttatttTGAGACAGGTAGTTAACCTTTAACCCACAATCTATTTGACCAATATTGGTCAAGAGGATGTGACCAGCAGGCGATACTATATCAAGAACTGCGTTGTATACAAAACTATACACTTTATGTCCAGATTCACACATTTAATTACACATGCAATACCTCGTTATTTCAAACGAGGCAATTTCACATCGTATTTACAGCACATGACGTTCTCGCAAAAAGAGTTGTAACTCCGGTGTACATTTTACAATAGTAATATTGTAAACAACCACGACAACAATTGTACATGTCAACAGTGATGATCAGCAACAAATCCAACATAGCGGGATCACTGGACGGAGCTTTCCGTTACAGACGCAGCAGTGGTGAGAGAGCGCTTCACTTTCCGGTAGCGGGTGCGGTAGCGGTTGCAGTAGCTAGGAAGATGATGGGGTACGTTTGTTTTGATCACTCGAACCTCTTCAGGTGGTTGTAGAGGGACTGCAcgtaggtgaacacacacatggggtCAGGCTTGTTCCCCATCACCAGCATGTCCTCCACCTCGATCAGTCTCACGCAGTCAGCCTGTTCTCTGACGCAGGGGAGAATAGGGAATGGAACTACACATCTGTAGTATACTACTAAATACTATACTAGTATTATAGTACTAGTACTATACTATTAAGTATATATGCATATACTAGTACTTAGTAATACTAAATACTAAGTAAAATACTGTTATGCCTGaataatatacacacatacacacaatttgTGTCTCAcacattctgacacacacacattctgaaccACACACTTACTCTGCTGTAGTAAAGGCAACTTCGAAGTTGTGTTTCCTGTTGGCCGGGTTCAGTGTGTTATAGTCAAACTCCAAAGGGAAGAATGAGTGTACCAGGGCACAGAAGGCCATGCCATCACACCAGCTGGACGAGTAGTTCTGGAGGTCTATGTTCTGGGAGAAACCAAAGCGTTCATAGAAACAGATAAGGGATTAGAACCTGCCACCTCTTCAACTGCAGCCAAATGCTCTAATGTCAAGACTTGTCACACtcaccccacaaacacacacactttttatcAAGAAAACGATATTTTACAACCGCAGTTATGCATAAAAAAGCTGTtgcacccacatttgaaaacaatccCACTCCCCGGACCAGGAAGTCCTCTGTTCTGCTTCTGCTCACCTGATAGCCGATGGTTTTGGAGCGACACCATTCCAGCAGAATCTGCTTGATGCTGCTGGCGCTGGACACACCGAAACTCTGGGAGCGCTTCAGTTTGGGCCTGGAGTCCTGAGCCTGGGGCCTGTATagggtgtcagatggctgagcggttagggaatcgggctaccaatcagaaggttgctggttcgaatcccggccgtgaaaaattacgttgtgtccgtgggcaaggcacttcaccctacttgcctagggggaatgtccctgtacttactgtaagtcgctctggataaaagcgtctgctaaatgactaaatgtaaatgtggggaACACGGAGGTGACAGCTCACACAGGAACACTACTGGACCTCAGCAGGGCAGGGGTTTGAatgactgtgtggtgtgttttaatggggaggggagggagggaaggtgtaggacggagggagaggagcagggtgtaggagggatggagggtgtaggagagagggtttaggagggagggagggtttaggagggagggagggtgtaggaggtagggagggtataggagggagggtgtaggaggtagggagggtataggagggagagagggtgtaggaggtagagagggtgtaggagggagagagggtgtaggagggagggtgtaggaggtagggagggtataggagggagagagggtgtaggagggagagagggtgtaggagggagggtgtaggaggtagagagggtgtaggagggagagagggtgtaggagggagagagggtgtaggaggtagagagggtgtaggagggagggtgtaggaggtagagagggtgtagGGTGTAGGAGGTATCTGAAAGCGTGAGGactctgcctacctgcctggcTCAGAGTCCAGCTTCTCAAAGACGGCTCGTTTGGCCTGGGTCCCGCTGGAGCGAGGCAGTGTCTGGGACCTCACCAGCTCTCTCCTGCgctccacaccaacaccactcAGAGACGGGCTCACCGCTCCCTGCACCctgcagcacagacagacagacacacacacacattaccctgCAGTACACTTACACATTGTACCCTGTGTAGTGACGCGATATGGCGGGGGGACTCACTTCTTGGTGATGCCAGGGGAGAAGCCAGAATTCCCTACGGATCTGGATGGTAGTATTTCTACGTTGAGGACAGAAGATAATATCATTATCTTCCGCGTTTATATCATGCTAATATAAACGGCAGGCTAATAgagaggctaggctaggctagtgtaaAGGCTAGGCTCCTACAGAGGCCATGTTAGGCTGGTATAGAAGCTAAGCTAATATAGAGCCTAGGTAAAGGTAAAGGCTAGGCCTATATAGAGGCTAGGCTAGGTGTGTTATGTTACCTGTTGACTGAGGAAAGCTCACGCTTCGTTTAAGACCTGGACTGGATGTCATAAGAGCCGGCccttctcacacagacaggaagtgtgagaaatggagagggtacacagacaggaagtgtgagaaatggagagggtacacagacaggaagtgtgagAAATGGAGAGGGTAGGCCAAGTTAGAAAAACAAATGGACAGAAAAGGAAAGAAGGATTTTTGGAAAGAAGAGAGTTGCCATGAGATGTGGACTGGTGAAAAGAAGACAGTTGACAGACAAGAGAAGTACAGTAAAACGATAGAAATGAGAAGAGGTATGGGATTTACATGTCACTCACCACGTTTAAAAGGATATTCCCCCGGTTTAAGAGCAGCTGTATCAGGTGAGGTCCATGCAGgagactggggaggagaggttagaggctgggtaggggaggtgagaggctggagAATGGAGGTTGGAGGATGGGTAGGGGAGACTAGAGGCTGTGTAGGGAAGGTTAGAGGCTGTGTAGGGAAGGTTAGAGGCTGTGTAGGGAAGGTTAGGGGCTGAGGAGTGGAGGTTGGAGGCTGGGTAGGGGAGGATAGAgtttggggaggagaggatagagtcTGGGGAGGGAAGACTAGAGGCTGGGGACCAGAGCTAAGAGGCTGGTCTGTgccggggctggggggtgaggcttgtccggggctggggggagggtcaAGGCTAGTCTTGGTAATGGcagtgagagggagatgaggccTGGTCTGGACCACAGCTGAATGGTCCTGGGACACCTCGCTGTCCACCAATGATGTCTCTCGCTGTGACCTCAAAGAGCTCTCTGATTGGATAGGAGACACAGGAAGAATGTATGTATGAGATTCAAGCTGGCAGACTGAACATACAATGTTTAGGGTTCGGATTGTAGAGGATTATCGTTTAGGTTGATTATAGATGCTGGCCTGTGGGTATTTAGGTTGCTTACAGACGCTAAATCTTTGGGTATGTAAGTTAGTTGtaggtgctgatctgtgggcatcTGAGAAGCCTTGTTGCTTGTGAAAAGGGTATTATGGAGTAGTTAACATCttatttgattgtgtgtgtgtgtgtgttgttacccAGCCCTGTGTGTCTCCCGTTCTCCTGGACTGTGGTGAAGGAGATGCTCTCTCGCTCGGCTGCTGTCACATCAACTCCCTGCTGACAGAACGGAAGCTTCAACACAGAGTCAACATCACAACATCGCTACGACAACACACATGTTGAGGAGCTCTGATGCATTTGGCCTACTCCATCAGTATGTCCtgtatctgctgtgtgtgtgtgtgtgtgtgcgtgtgtgtgtgtgtgtgtggggggggggaatgttcaTCAAAGTGGAAGCAGCAAAGGGCCTAAAATGGAACTAGTAACATTAGATGCCTTAGATGGCCTGTTGACCcagctggtgtgtgtagtgCCACCTTGTGGACAAACATGGCAGTGCGGCCTAGCCTCTAAAGGGAGATATTAGCTGAATCCTTCCTTCTACTTCCTACTCTAGTGTGTCTGGGCTCCAGATCAGGGCTCTCACTCTCAGCCTAATCCTGCTCTGTAATGCAGGTCTCACTCTGCTCCTCTGCCTATTTTAGGTTTTGTAATTAGTCTCCACCCtcggagaccccccccccaccccccacccggcccccccccccccccagtcccccaccctctacctcctaaTATAGCCCTGAACGGAGGCCTTTGAAATCTGTTTGAGTTATTGGTGCAGCTAACCCCGGTCTGCCCTgtctaccccctccctgccctgtctacccctctcctgtctacccctctccctctcctgtctatccctctccctctcctgtctacccctctctctgccctgtctacccctctcctgtctacccctctccctctcctgtctatccctttccctctcctgtctacccctctctctgccctatctacccctctcctgtctacccctctccctctcctgtctatccctctccctctcctgtctacccctctcctgtctacccctctcctgtctacccctctcctgtctacccctctccctgccctgtgtacccctctcccatctacccctctccctctcctgtctacccctctcctgtctacccctctccctctcctgtctacccctctccctcttctatctacccctctccctctcctatctaccctctctctctcctgtctatccctctccctctcctatctacccctctccctctcctatctacccctctccctctcctgtctacccCTGTCCTatctacccctctccctctcctgtttaCCCCTCTCCCAGGCTTTACTAAGGTATGGTACTGTCTGTGACTGCCAGCCACGGCGCTTCTGCCAACTCCT from Osmerus eperlanus chromosome 19, fOsmEpe2.1, whole genome shotgun sequence includes these protein-coding regions:
- the LOC134039869 gene encoding smoothelin-like protein 2 isoform X2 — translated: MDAPLGPEVALPAAGAREETVCEALGRFEATLRAAVSEVHVDVSAFKRGMERRVDEACRTSAPLLEAVTLLQHENQQLRGQLETLTRLVEALAGAPVERSPLGGEERMGEGHGLIQAQPQAQAQPQAQPQAQPQAQPQAQPQVGSSPLGSVGSSQPSQAASTLPASSGSELPWRTGLRSGPGPSSGTHPSSPALSAHLSRTLSNGVDVTAAERESISFTTVQENGRHTGLESSLRSQRETSLVDSEVSQDHSAVVQTRPHLPLTAITKTSLDPPPSPGQASPPSPGTDQPLSSGPQPLVFPPQTLSSPPQTLSSPTQPPTSTPQPLTFPTQPLTFPTQPLTFPTQPLVSPTHPPTSILQPLTSPTQPLTSPPQSPAWTSPDTAALKPGEYPFKRGPALMTSSPGLKRSVSFPQSTEILPSRSVGNSGFSPGITKKVQGAVSPSLSGVGVERRRELVRSQTLPRSSGTQAKRAVFEKLDSEPGRPQAQDSRPKLKRSQSFGVSSASSIKQILLEWCRSKTIGYQNIDLQNYSSSWCDGMAFCALVHSFFPLEFDYNTLNPANRKHNFEVAFTTAEEQADCVRLIEVEDMLVMGNKPDPMCVFTYVQSLYNHLKRFE
- the LOC134039869 gene encoding smoothelin-like protein 2 isoform X3, translated to MDAPLGPEVALPAAGAREETVCEALGRFEATLRAAVSEVHVDVSAFKRGMERRVDEACRTSAPLLEAVTLLQHENQQLRGQLETLTRLVEALAGAPVERSPLGGEERMGEGHGLIQAQPQAQAQPQAQPQAQPQAQPQAQPQVGSSPLGSVGSSQPSQAASTLPASSGSELPWRTGLRSGPGPSSGTHPSSPALSAHLSRTLSNQGVDVTAAERESISFTTVQENGRHTGLESSLRSQRETSLVDSEVSQDHSAVVQTRPHLPLTAITKTSLDPPPSPGQASPPSPGTDQPLSSGPQPLVFPPQTLSSPPQTLSSPTQPPTSTPQPLTFPTQPLTFPTQPLTFPTQPLVSPTHPPTSILQPLTSPTQPLTSPPQSPAWTSPDTAALKPGEYPFKREILPSRSVGNSGFSPGITKKVQGAVSPSLSGVGVERRRELVRSQTLPRSSGTQAKRAVFEKLDSEPGRPQAQDSRPKLKRSQSFGVSSASSIKQILLEWCRSKTIGYQNIDLQNYSSSWCDGMAFCALVHSFFPLEFDYNTLNPANRKHNFEVAFTTAEEQADCVRLIEVEDMLVMGNKPDPMCVFTYVQSLYNHLKRFE
- the LOC134039869 gene encoding smoothelin-like protein 2 isoform X1, encoding MDAPLGPEVALPAAGAREETVCEALGRFEATLRAAVSEVHVDVSAFKRGMERRVDEACRTSAPLLEAVTLLQHENQQLRGQLETLTRLVEALAGAPVERSPLGGEERMGEGHGLIQAQPQAQAQPQAQPQAQPQAQPQAQPQVGSSPLGSVGSSQPSQAASTLPASSGSELPWRTGLRSGPGPSSGTHPSSPALSAHLSRTLSNQGVDVTAAERESISFTTVQENGRHTGLESSLRSQRETSLVDSEVSQDHSAVVQTRPHLPLTAITKTSLDPPPSPGQASPPSPGTDQPLSSGPQPLVFPPQTLSSPPQTLSSPTQPPTSTPQPLTFPTQPLTFPTQPLTFPTQPLVSPTHPPTSILQPLTSPTQPLTSPPQSPAWTSPDTAALKPGEYPFKRGPALMTSSPGLKRSVSFPQSTEILPSRSVGNSGFSPGITKKVQGAVSPSLSGVGVERRRELVRSQTLPRSSGTQAKRAVFEKLDSEPGRPQAQDSRPKLKRSQSFGVSSASSIKQILLEWCRSKTIGYQNIDLQNYSSSWCDGMAFCALVHSFFPLEFDYNTLNPANRKHNFEVAFTTAEEQADCVRLIEVEDMLVMGNKPDPMCVFTYVQSLYNHLKRFE